A stretch of the Terriglobales bacterium genome encodes the following:
- a CDS encoding MFS transporter codes for MLAATILGSSMAFIDGTVVNVALPALQSNLHATVVDVQWVIESYGLFLSALILVGGALGDSLGRRSMFLVGVASFAVASAGCGFSSSIKSLLVWRSVQGIAAAFLVPSSLAIISASFDEKSRGKAIGTWAGFTTMTTALGPVLGGWLIEQASWHWIFFINVPLAALVLVISIWHVPESRSSDTRSVDWWGAAIATLGLAALVYGFLELSILGWTHPRVIGSLIAGFGSLVLFLFVEKTVRAPMVPLQLFRSASFSGANLLTLFLYAALGIFFFLFPLNLIQIQKYSATATGAAVLPTILLIFSLSRWSGGLITRYGPRIPLIVGPLIAAAGFLLFAVPNVQANYWTTFFPAFIVLGLGMAISVAPLTTVVMNSVEPERAGTASGINNAVARVAGVLAVAVLGAVMASAFGHSLRDSLAGLNINADIVHELESNVARLGSLDAPSSVAPQTAAIIRSAVAEAFIFSFRLIMLLCACLAIASAGVAWRRIPSQSAERARISAELQSPANRDDRRLPCPQTEKDCLYYVLL; via the coding sequence GTGCTTGCGGCCACGATTCTTGGTTCGAGCATGGCGTTCATCGATGGCACGGTCGTCAATGTAGCTTTGCCTGCATTGCAATCGAACCTTCACGCTACTGTGGTGGATGTTCAATGGGTCATTGAATCTTATGGACTATTTCTTTCTGCACTGATCCTGGTCGGCGGCGCGCTGGGCGATTCTTTGGGCCGTCGATCCATGTTTTTGGTGGGTGTTGCTTCTTTCGCAGTTGCTTCCGCCGGCTGTGGTTTCTCCTCAAGCATCAAAAGCCTGTTGGTGTGGCGCTCCGTCCAGGGGATCGCTGCCGCATTCCTCGTACCCAGCAGTCTCGCGATCATCAGCGCATCCTTTGACGAAAAATCTCGCGGTAAAGCGATCGGGACGTGGGCCGGATTCACAACCATGACGACTGCCCTGGGCCCGGTTCTCGGGGGATGGCTGATCGAACAGGCTTCATGGCACTGGATATTCTTCATCAATGTTCCTCTGGCTGCTCTTGTTCTTGTTATCTCGATCTGGCATGTGCCGGAATCCCGCAGTTCCGATACAAGAAGTGTCGATTGGTGGGGTGCCGCGATCGCGACTCTTGGCTTGGCTGCCCTGGTGTATGGATTCCTGGAATTGTCAATCCTTGGGTGGACGCATCCTCGGGTAATCGGCAGTTTGATTGCTGGCTTTGGATCACTTGTTCTTTTTCTATTCGTCGAGAAGACCGTCAGGGCACCAATGGTCCCACTGCAGCTGTTTAGATCTGCAAGCTTCAGCGGCGCAAATCTACTAACGCTATTTCTTTACGCCGCCTTGGGCATTTTCTTTTTCCTGTTTCCCTTGAATTTGATTCAGATACAGAAGTACTCGGCCACTGCGACTGGGGCCGCCGTATTACCAACTATTTTGCTTATATTCTCTCTATCGCGCTGGTCCGGAGGGCTCATAACCCGCTACGGTCCGAGGATCCCGCTCATTGTGGGTCCGTTGATTGCTGCGGCGGGTTTTCTTCTTTTCGCTGTACCTAATGTGCAGGCGAATTACTGGACCACATTTTTCCCCGCCTTTATCGTTCTAGGGCTGGGCATGGCCATCAGCGTCGCGCCTTTAACCACCGTGGTCATGAACTCGGTCGAGCCGGAACGTGCAGGCACAGCATCGGGAATCAATAATGCTGTGGCTCGAGTCGCGGGTGTATTGGCAGTCGCGGTCCTGGGCGCTGTCATGGCGTCAGCCTTTGGACACTCACTGCGAGATTCGCTCGCCGGTCTGAACATCAATGCCGACATCGTTCACGAGCTTGAATCGAATGTAGCCAGACTCGGCAGCCTCGATGCACCCTCTAGTGTGGCTCCACAGACCGCCGCGATTATTCGTTCCGCCGTGGCCGAGGCGTTCATCTTTAGTTTTCGACTGATCATGCTGCTTTGCGCTTGCCTCGCGATAGCGAGCGCCGGAGTTGCGTGGCGGAGAATACCTTCTCAAAGTGCTGAGAGAGCACGGATTTCGGCCGAGCTGCAGTCGCCCGCTAACCGCGATGATAGACGTCTGCCATGCCCTCAAACAGAAAAAGACTGCTTATACTATGTTCTGCTGTAA
- a CDS encoding helix-turn-helix transcriptional regulator, whose product MRRKQNGKLAALRTSRKLSLRDISKKTGISLTRLWNIEQGNHVPKVDAAIKLARFHNTTVERLFA is encoded by the coding sequence ATGAGAAGAAAACAGAACGGCAAGCTGGCAGCACTTCGTACTAGCCGTAAGCTGTCACTGCGCGACATCTCAAAGAAGACTGGCATCTCGCTGACGCGTCTGTGGAACATCGAGCAGGGCAACCATGTCCCGAAAGTGGACGCGGCTATAAAGCTGGCCCGCTTTCACAACACCACCGTCGAAAGACTGTTCGCGTAA
- a CDS encoding ester cyclase, which translates to MSDSNAKKNKAIVLEAFDTLFNKRDYSAAERFWSLNYIQHSAHIEPGRDGLFNLIKAAPQSLKYEPGLILAEGDYVIVHGRFSNLGLPVNWIAADVVRLRDGILVEHWDVIQDEATEQQSKSGNPMFGRSFPK; encoded by the coding sequence ATGAGCGATTCAAATGCAAAGAAGAATAAGGCGATCGTACTGGAAGCATTCGATACCCTGTTCAATAAACGCGACTACTCGGCGGCGGAGCGGTTCTGGTCTCTTAATTACATTCAGCACAGCGCTCATATCGAGCCGGGACGCGATGGGCTCTTCAACCTCATCAAGGCCGCTCCACAGTCGCTCAAGTATGAGCCCGGCCTAATTCTTGCAGAAGGCGACTACGTCATCGTTCATGGACGGTTCTCCAACCTCGGCCTACCAGTGAACTGGATCGCGGCGGACGTGGTTCGCTTGAGAGATGGGATCCTCGTCGAACATTGGGATGTCATTCAGGACGAAGCTACCGAGCAACAGTCCAAGAGCGGGAATCCGATGTTCGGCCGCTCATTCCCGAAGTAA
- a CDS encoding SDR family oxidoreductase, translated as MPALQNKTALVTGASRGIGRAIASALAGEGAHVLVHYGRSTQEAESLVSEIQTKGGRANAISVNLGIPNGAPLLAKRVRSIAGDRLDVLVLNAGISKAARIADYTIEDFDNLFATNVRSPFFLVQQLLPIFGEGSNIIVISSIGARAVVGKPGLEHPSLLAYTSTKGALETLVKNWAAILGPRGIRVNAVAPGVIDTDMSNFAKTEEGREVTLGMQALKRIGTPKDIADVVAFLASDGARWITGASIPVDGGSKL; from the coding sequence ATGCCTGCACTTCAGAACAAAACAGCACTTGTCACCGGCGCGTCGCGGGGAATCGGGCGCGCCATTGCGTCGGCGCTTGCTGGCGAAGGGGCTCACGTCCTGGTTCACTATGGCCGCTCCACACAGGAAGCAGAATCTCTCGTATCCGAGATCCAAACGAAGGGCGGACGTGCAAATGCAATCTCGGTGAATCTAGGAATTCCGAATGGCGCTCCGCTGCTGGCGAAACGGGTGCGCTCAATCGCCGGCGATCGATTGGATGTGCTTGTGCTCAACGCCGGAATCAGCAAGGCGGCACGCATCGCAGATTACACGATAGAGGATTTTGACAACCTCTTTGCGACAAACGTCCGAAGCCCCTTCTTCCTGGTGCAGCAACTCCTGCCTATTTTTGGTGAAGGTTCGAACATCATCGTGATCTCTTCGATCGGGGCCCGCGCCGTAGTTGGGAAGCCCGGCTTGGAGCACCCTTCGTTGTTGGCCTACACCTCAACCAAGGGGGCGCTAGAGACTCTTGTCAAGAACTGGGCCGCTATTCTCGGACCACGCGGCATACGAGTAAATGCTGTTGCACCAGGGGTAATCGACACGGATATGTCCAATTTTGCGAAGACCGAAGAGGGTCGCGAGGTCACGCTGGGCATGCAGGCATTGAAGCGAATCGGCACACCCAAAGACATCGCTGACGTGGTCGCTTTTTTGGCATCAGATGGTGCGCGCTGGATTACAGGTGCCAGTATTCCGGTTGATGGTGGTTCGAAGCTTTAA
- a CDS encoding heme-binding protein: protein MANVMKKHSISSQLAQKMVDRAVAKAGELGVSENVAILDDGGNLKAFSRMDGASIPTIEIAQNKAYTALFGVSTQDFFNFIQGDPSLLAGLPTLARVAAWGGGFPIKVDGEIIGAIGVSGAPMVQNDVDCARAALALVSDAVA, encoded by the coding sequence ATGGCTAACGTGATGAAGAAACACAGCATCTCTTCTCAGCTAGCGCAGAAAATGGTGGATCGAGCGGTAGCGAAAGCCGGAGAACTTGGGGTCAGCGAGAACGTAGCGATTCTTGATGATGGCGGCAATCTCAAGGCATTCAGCCGGATGGATGGGGCCTCGATCCCAACCATTGAGATTGCGCAGAATAAGGCATACACAGCCCTGTTCGGCGTCTCGACGCAGGACTTTTTCAACTTTATCCAGGGCGACCCATCGCTCTTGGCCGGCCTTCCTACGCTCGCGCGTGTGGCGGCGTGGGGTGGGGGCTTTCCCATCAAGGTGGACGGAGAAATTATCGGGGCGATTGGGGTGAGCGGCGCGCCCATGGTGCAGAACGACGTCGATTGCGCGAGAGCTGCGCTAGCGCTCGTATCGGATGCGGTGGCTTAA
- a CDS encoding glucose 1-dehydrogenase: MSSPVVLITGALTGIGRATAQAFAKDGARVVISGRHEDEGQKLATELRSLGTEAEFVLTDVRHEEEVKSLVERTIARFGRLDIAVNNAGTVGNPGSAADVTPESYQAIFDTNVLGVLLCMKYEIRAMLSQGKGSIVNISSSYGKVGGPTAAVYVGSKHAVEGITKSAAIELAGTGIRVNIVGPGPTETRMFNHFAETQENKSNFLAAKIPTKRMGLPEEIANAIVFIGSDKASYIVGASLAVDGGMIAG, from the coding sequence ATGAGTTCACCAGTTGTTTTGATTACGGGCGCACTGACAGGCATTGGTCGTGCGACGGCGCAGGCCTTCGCAAAAGATGGAGCGCGTGTCGTTATTTCCGGCCGACACGAAGATGAGGGCCAGAAGCTTGCCACAGAACTGCGCAGTCTCGGCACGGAGGCCGAATTTGTGCTCACCGATGTACGGCATGAAGAGGAAGTCAAAAGTCTTGTCGAGAGAACCATCGCCCGTTTTGGTCGCCTCGACATTGCCGTCAATAACGCCGGCACAGTGGGCAATCCCGGTTCGGCTGCCGACGTAACCCCCGAGAGCTATCAAGCCATTTTCGACACGAATGTGCTCGGGGTGCTTCTGTGCATGAAGTACGAAATTCGGGCGATGCTTTCGCAAGGCAAAGGCAGCATCGTTAATATCTCGTCTTCCTACGGCAAAGTCGGCGGCCCGACCGCCGCAGTATATGTCGGCAGCAAACACGCCGTGGAAGGGATCACGAAGTCCGCGGCTATTGAACTGGCGGGCACCGGAATTCGCGTCAACATCGTTGGTCCCGGTCCGACGGAGACGAGGATGTTCAACCACTTTGCGGAAACGCAGGAGAACAAATCGAATTTCCTCGCGGCAAAAATTCCTACCAAGCGCATGGGCTTGCCCGAAGAGATCGCAAACGCGATCGTGTTCATTGGGTCTGACAAGGCCTCCTACATTGTTGGCGCCTCCCTGGCGGTGGACGGAGGAATGATTGCGGGCTAA
- a CDS encoding LysR substrate-binding domain-containing protein, with amino-acid sequence MELRHLRYFVAVADAGSLTVAARKLHTSQPSLSRQIRALEDEVGTQLFGRSARGIELTPGGRAFFDHARTVLSQVEAAIEAARRVAHPIKPRFTIGFLTGHELTWMPEVLHILHHELPNVDVVISSQYSPLLADGLSKGKIDAAFLRREQGAPGLAFHVLAKEPLVVVLPRNHRLAALNAISPGDLAGETFVTVSDTAPVLRRVIDNYLKRSGTEITPAHEADHLAMGMSLIASTGGVGLLPAYAQNFLPSSVTSRPVKGATPTVDLVLGYKTSNQSPVLKLLLSRLDELVARVLKTNR; translated from the coding sequence ATGGAATTACGACATCTTCGTTATTTTGTCGCGGTTGCTGACGCTGGAAGTCTGACGGTGGCCGCGCGAAAACTGCACACCTCGCAACCTTCGCTGAGCCGGCAGATTCGAGCTCTGGAGGACGAAGTGGGTACTCAATTGTTTGGGCGCAGTGCTCGCGGCATTGAACTGACACCGGGTGGTCGAGCCTTTTTCGATCACGCCCGCACAGTGCTCTCGCAGGTTGAGGCGGCAATAGAAGCTGCACGCCGGGTTGCTCATCCCATCAAGCCGCGCTTCACGATAGGTTTTCTGACTGGACACGAATTGACGTGGATGCCCGAAGTCTTGCATATCTTGCACCACGAACTGCCTAACGTCGACGTGGTAATTTCGAGCCAGTACTCGCCGCTGCTTGCCGACGGCCTTTCGAAAGGGAAAATCGATGCAGCCTTTCTTCGACGGGAACAAGGGGCGCCAGGTCTGGCATTTCACGTTCTCGCCAAGGAACCCTTGGTTGTGGTCCTGCCTCGCAACCACCGTCTCGCTGCGCTTAACGCGATCAGTCCGGGAGATCTAGCGGGTGAGACATTCGTGACCGTCTCGGACACGGCTCCAGTGCTGCGTCGAGTGATCGACAATTACCTGAAGCGATCCGGAACCGAAATAACGCCAGCTCACGAGGCCGATCACCTCGCCATGGGAATGTCCTTAATAGCTTCGACGGGCGGCGTAGGGCTGTTACCTGCTTACGCACAGAATTTTCTCCCTTCGTCGGTGACGAGTCGCCCTGTGAAGGGAGCAACGCCAACTGTTGATCTAGTCCTTGGCTACAAAACGTCAAATCAGTCTCCCGTTCTCAAGCTTCTGCTTTCGAGATTAGACGAGTTGGTCGCTCGTGTCTTGAAGACGAATCGGTAA
- a CDS encoding transposase, producing MYDKPIKQILVATRGYWDRDETRPAVRENFRKIIECGTLILGAEVYALEDNEKIVPHTCKSKACPSCGHRATKFWQRDQWAALPDIPYAGVVLTMPNVLWPIFQQNRHLLHDLPALGAAVIQQWVKATNGVRVLLMVVPHTFGSHLNFNSHLHILVSAGGLKEAEGRWLAGLHFDRNALMQMWRFAVITYLRGAQKAGVLRTNLPVEDLSKILQTQYERWWSIKIDRFHSKLHFLQYAGRYVRRLPIAQRRFLKITGGEVEFWTKDRRLKRRVITRYSIEGFVAALAEQVPNRYQHSIRYFGLLAPGAKRRTSAALFTFLGQQKRPRPRRLSWRNSLRKYFAVDPLIDSTGKPMRWIRRLSPVTP from the coding sequence ATGTACGACAAACCCATCAAACAAATCTTAGTAGCCACAAGAGGATACTGGGACCGCGATGAGACCCGTCCCGCGGTCCGCGAGAATTTTCGCAAAATCATCGAGTGCGGGACCCTTATCTTGGGCGCGGAAGTCTACGCTTTAGAAGACAATGAGAAGATCGTTCCGCATACTTGCAAGTCGAAAGCTTGTCCGAGTTGCGGGCACCGTGCCACGAAATTTTGGCAGCGGGATCAGTGGGCCGCGCTCCCAGATATTCCGTACGCCGGCGTCGTCTTAACGATGCCCAACGTTCTCTGGCCCATTTTCCAGCAAAACCGTCATCTTCTTCACGATCTACCCGCGCTTGGGGCGGCGGTGATACAGCAGTGGGTCAAAGCGACAAATGGCGTCCGCGTTCTTCTCATGGTGGTGCCGCACACTTTCGGCAGCCATTTGAACTTCAATTCACATCTTCACATCCTGGTCTCTGCCGGCGGCCTAAAGGAGGCGGAGGGCCGCTGGCTTGCCGGACTCCACTTTGACAGAAATGCTCTGATGCAGATGTGGCGTTTCGCGGTAATCACCTATCTCAGGGGGGCACAAAAAGCCGGGGTCCTCAGGACGAATTTGCCGGTGGAAGATCTCAGCAAGATTCTACAGACCCAATACGAACGTTGGTGGAGCATCAAGATCGACAGGTTCCACTCAAAGTTGCATTTTTTGCAGTATGCCGGGAGATACGTTCGTCGCCTGCCAATTGCCCAGCGCCGGTTTTTGAAAATTACCGGTGGAGAAGTCGAGTTTTGGACCAAGGACCGAAGGTTGAAGCGAAGGGTGATAACTCGTTATTCTATTGAGGGCTTCGTTGCAGCTTTGGCTGAGCAAGTGCCGAACCGTTACCAGCACTCCATTCGCTATTTCGGGCTGCTCGCACCCGGCGCCAAACGCCGGACATCTGCCGCTCTGTTTACTTTCCTAGGCCAGCAGAAACGTCCCCGTCCGCGGCGACTGAGTTGGAGGAACTCGCTTCGGAAGTATTTCGCTGTAGATCCCCTGATCGATAGCACCGGTAAACCGATGCGTTGGATCCGGCGGCTCAGTCCAGTCACACCGTAG
- a CDS encoding helix-turn-helix domain-containing protein, protein MDTSLKPQLLDPLAAAEFLGLDSAGTLAVWRCTKRYDLPYIKVGHKIMYDVADLLAFLESRKVRKMQNSDVSPRLRS, encoded by the coding sequence ATGGACACCTCACTTAAGCCTCAACTATTGGATCCTCTCGCAGCCGCAGAGTTTCTCGGCCTTGATTCCGCCGGGACGCTGGCGGTGTGGCGCTGCACTAAGCGGTATGACCTGCCCTACATCAAGGTGGGGCACAAGATCATGTATGACGTAGCCGACCTGCTGGCATTCCTGGAATCGCGCAAAGTGCGCAAGATGCAAAACAGCGACGTAAGCCCACGTCTGAGAAGCTAA
- a CDS encoding tyrosine-type recombinase/integrase: MLRFDAVGSTSVARKFNFTRDRINTLPLPTNGQRSYFYDTKVRGLAIAITPAGKKSFVLYRKIARRPERIQIGPYADLSIEQARHRAEELNAQIALGKNPGHERRNVREEMTLGELFETYLQDHARRLARKTWREDVRRFNLHFHSWRLRKISSIKQLEVVRLHTHISRASGPIAANRAVEMLRRVFNKGLQWGWKGENPAEAVERNPERSRARFLDGDELPAFFRAVADEPNETIRDYIFLSLLTGARRSNVQQMRWAEIDWQRALWKIAETKNNEPLVVPLMPAAMRILDARKANNSQWVFPGTGRTGHLVSPKGAWKRILKRAAITDLRLHDLRRTLGSWQATMGSSLPIIGKSLGHKSLAATQIYARLNLDPVRASIGRATDAMLLAGGDVVGLVTEGKKV; encoded by the coding sequence TTGCTGAGATTTGACGCGGTCGGTAGCACATCGGTAGCACGCAAGTTTAACTTTACCCGTGACCGCATCAATACCCTTCCCCTCCCGACCAACGGACAGCGCAGCTACTTCTATGACACCAAAGTCCGCGGCTTGGCTATCGCCATTACCCCGGCAGGCAAAAAGAGCTTCGTTCTCTATCGCAAGATCGCGAGACGACCGGAGCGCATTCAAATCGGCCCTTATGCCGATCTGAGCATTGAGCAAGCGCGTCACCGCGCCGAGGAGCTCAATGCTCAAATCGCTTTGGGGAAGAATCCTGGCCACGAGCGGCGGAATGTCCGCGAAGAGATGACGCTGGGCGAATTGTTTGAAACTTACCTTCAAGATCACGCTAGGCGACTAGCTAGGAAGACTTGGCGCGAAGATGTACGGCGCTTCAACCTGCATTTTCACAGCTGGCGCCTCCGCAAAATCTCTTCGATCAAACAACTCGAGGTTGTGCGGCTTCACACGCACATCAGTCGGGCGAGTGGCCCGATCGCAGCCAACCGAGCGGTTGAGATGCTGCGAAGGGTGTTCAACAAAGGCCTGCAATGGGGCTGGAAGGGTGAGAATCCAGCGGAAGCTGTCGAGCGGAATCCTGAGCGCAGCCGTGCGCGATTTCTCGACGGCGACGAGCTACCTGCATTTTTCCGGGCAGTGGCCGATGAGCCGAATGAAACGATTCGAGATTACATCTTTCTCTCACTGCTTACCGGCGCTCGCCGGTCGAACGTGCAGCAGATGCGCTGGGCAGAGATCGACTGGCAGCGAGCATTGTGGAAAATTGCGGAAACAAAAAACAATGAGCCGCTCGTGGTGCCGCTCATGCCCGCAGCCATGCGTATCCTCGATGCTCGCAAAGCGAACAATAGCCAGTGGGTTTTCCCCGGCACCGGCCGCACCGGTCACTTGGTATCGCCGAAGGGAGCATGGAAGCGGATTCTCAAGCGCGCGGCTATCACCGATCTCCGGCTTCACGATCTGCGGCGTACCCTCGGCAGCTGGCAGGCCACTATGGGGTCGAGTCTCCCGATCATCGGCAAGAGCCTTGGCCACAAATCCCTAGCAGCAACCCAGATTTACGCTCGATTAAATCTCGATCCAGTGCGCGCATCAATTGGACGTGCGACCGATGCGATGCTTCTCGCCGGCGGTGACGTGGTCGGACTCGTTACTGAAGGTAAAAAAGTGTAG
- a CDS encoding AGE family epimerase/isomerase, with protein sequence MNLNIRKLIPRFVLLLFCSTHICLAAQMNGEAARNWPVVIRDTLQHTVLQFWIDQALDKEYGGIYGRLNRQGKPTDYGNKSVVLISRSLWSFSEAYRRYPDPDYQKMAAECLKFLRDKMWDREHGGYYFMVTREGKIVNSNKELNPMSYVMEGLAEYALAFHDNQVATEALDLFRVIDLYAHDNDHGGYRIAFTADWQFIKDYKDGPNGAGSFGRKSYDWHLGLVEALATLYDVTGDQKVKMRLNELLDIFVNRIIDSEVGYGRYYFHDDWNVADHDGDSKQCEYGLDLEASWLITEAARRVGRQEDAKIRRASLALVDHALRYGFDKEHGGVYRTGPATEPATNRDMEWWQQCEAMVAFLNAYQLTGDPKYWQAFDLQVRFFMDRWVDHQYGEVYTALYHDGRIDDTKVDPWKAPYHVTRACLEIISRLGGTL encoded by the coding sequence ATGAACCTCAACATCAGGAAGCTCATCCCCCGCTTCGTACTCCTGCTGTTCTGCTCGACTCACATCTGTCTGGCCGCGCAGATGAATGGCGAGGCCGCCCGCAACTGGCCGGTCGTGATCCGCGATACGCTGCAGCATACGGTGCTCCAGTTCTGGATTGATCAGGCCCTCGACAAAGAATATGGGGGCATCTACGGGCGCCTGAATCGTCAGGGTAAACCCACTGATTACGGCAACAAATCTGTTGTGTTGATTTCGCGCTCGCTGTGGTCGTTCTCGGAGGCATACCGTCGGTATCCCGATCCCGACTATCAGAAGATGGCGGCGGAGTGTCTGAAATTCCTTCGCGACAAAATGTGGGATCGAGAGCACGGCGGCTACTATTTCATGGTCACTCGTGAAGGCAAGATTGTTAATTCGAATAAAGAGCTCAATCCCATGTCGTATGTAATGGAGGGACTAGCCGAGTATGCACTGGCTTTTCACGACAATCAGGTGGCGACCGAAGCGCTCGACCTTTTTCGAGTCATTGATCTGTACGCGCATGACAACGACCATGGCGGGTACCGCATTGCTTTCACCGCAGATTGGCAGTTCATCAAAGACTACAAAGATGGCCCGAACGGCGCCGGTTCTTTCGGACGAAAATCCTACGACTGGCATTTGGGTCTGGTAGAAGCGTTGGCCACGCTTTATGACGTTACCGGCGATCAAAAGGTGAAGATGCGGCTCAACGAACTGCTGGACATCTTCGTCAACAGAATCATCGACTCAGAAGTCGGCTACGGCCGCTACTACTTTCATGACGATTGGAATGTCGCCGATCACGACGGTGATTCCAAGCAATGCGAATATGGTCTCGATCTGGAAGCCAGTTGGCTGATAACAGAGGCAGCGCGGCGTGTTGGTCGGCAGGAGGATGCCAAGATTCGCCGTGCCAGCCTCGCTCTCGTCGACCATGCCCTCCGCTACGGTTTCGACAAAGAGCATGGAGGTGTTTACCGCACCGGTCCTGCTACTGAACCTGCCACAAACCGAGACATGGAATGGTGGCAACAGTGCGAGGCCATGGTTGCTTTCCTCAATGCTTATCAGCTTACCGGCGATCCTAAATACTGGCAGGCCTTCGACCTGCAGGTGCGTTTTTTCATGGACCGCTGGGTCGACCACCAGTATGGAGAGGTCTACACCGCCTTGTACCATGACGGAAGAATTGATGACACCAAAGTCGATCCGTGGAAGGCTCCTTATCACGTGACGCGAGCCTGCCTCGAAATCATCTCGCGACTGGGAGGAACACTGTAA